A genomic segment from Candidatus Viadribacter manganicus encodes:
- a CDS encoding ribonucleoside-diphosphate reductase subunit alpha, whose protein sequence is MGEIHRGKPKPLRPLKVVEKVVTDPSRDALLTEFGKTTLTDRYLLPGESYQDMFARVATAFADDIGHAQRIYDYISKLWFMPATPVLSNGGAERGLPISCFLNAVGDSLDGIMDTWNENVWLASNGGGIGTYWGGVRSIGEKVGQNGQTSGIIPFIRVMDSLTLAISQGSLRRGSAAVYLDIHHPEIEEFLEIRKPAGDFNRKSLNLHHGLNLTDEFMIAVRDDLPFALRSPKNQEPLKHVNARKLWQKILELRLQTGEPYIVFSDTVNKSMPAHQKKLGLKVRQSNLCSEIMLHTGMDHNGRERTAVCCLSSLNAETFLEWEKEEGFMEDIFRFLDNVLQDFIERAPPEMERAVYAAMRERSVGLGLMGFHSFLQRQGVSMESAMAKVWNNKIFRHIRRGADASSVKLAQERGACPDAAENNVMARFSHKLAIAPTASISIICGGTSAGIEPIPANIYTHKTLSGSFAVKNPYLEQLLEEKGKNTEAVWSSILKNEGSVQHLDCLSEDEKNIFKTAFEIDQRWIVELAADRTPLICQAQSLNIFIPGDVDKWDLHMLHWMAWERGVKSLYYCRSKSVQRAGFAGDEGKAEGAIEAPTMPAEKTDYEECLACQ, encoded by the coding sequence ATGGGCGAGATCCATCGCGGCAAACCCAAACCCCTGCGCCCGCTCAAGGTCGTCGAGAAGGTCGTTACGGATCCGAGCCGCGATGCGCTACTGACGGAGTTCGGCAAGACGACGCTCACCGATCGCTATCTGCTTCCCGGCGAGTCCTATCAGGACATGTTCGCGCGCGTTGCAACGGCGTTCGCCGATGACATCGGCCACGCGCAACGCATCTACGATTACATCTCGAAGCTCTGGTTCATGCCGGCGACGCCGGTGCTCTCGAACGGCGGCGCCGAGCGCGGCCTGCCGATCTCGTGCTTCTTGAATGCTGTCGGTGACTCACTCGACGGCATCATGGACACCTGGAACGAGAACGTGTGGCTCGCCTCCAACGGCGGCGGCATCGGCACTTATTGGGGCGGCGTTCGTTCCATCGGCGAAAAGGTCGGTCAGAACGGTCAGACGTCCGGCATCATTCCGTTCATTCGCGTGATGGACTCGCTGACGCTCGCAATCAGCCAAGGTTCGCTGCGCCGCGGTTCAGCTGCGGTTTACTTGGACATCCACCACCCAGAAATCGAGGAATTCCTCGAAATCCGGAAGCCGGCTGGCGACTTCAACCGCAAGAGCTTGAACCTGCACCACGGGCTCAACCTCACCGACGAATTCATGATCGCTGTGCGTGACGATCTTCCGTTCGCGCTGCGCTCACCAAAGAACCAAGAGCCACTGAAGCACGTGAATGCGCGCAAGCTCTGGCAGAAGATCCTCGAACTGCGCCTGCAAACGGGCGAGCCCTACATCGTCTTCTCGGACACCGTGAACAAATCGATGCCGGCGCACCAGAAGAAGCTGGGCCTCAAGGTTCGCCAATCGAACTTGTGCTCGGAAATCATGCTGCACACCGGCATGGATCATAACGGCCGCGAGCGCACCGCCGTCTGCTGCCTCTCATCCCTGAACGCGGAGACGTTCTTGGAGTGGGAGAAGGAAGAAGGCTTCATGGAAGATATCTTCCGTTTCCTGGACAACGTGCTGCAAGACTTCATCGAGCGGGCGCCCCCGGAAATGGAACGCGCGGTCTATGCTGCTATGCGCGAACGCTCGGTCGGCTTGGGCCTCATGGGCTTCCACTCCTTCCTGCAGCGCCAAGGCGTGTCGATGGAATCGGCAATGGCGAAGGTCTGGAACAACAAGATCTTCCGTCACATCCGCCGCGGCGCAGACGCATCTTCGGTGAAGCTCGCTCAAGAACGCGGCGCTTGCCCGGATGCGGCCGAGAACAACGTCATGGCGCGCTTCTCGCACAAGCTCGCGATTGCACCGACGGCGTCGATCTCGATCATTTGCGGCGGCACCTCGGCCGGCATCGAACCGATCCCGGCAAACATCTACACCCACAAGACGCTCTCGGGATCATTCGCGGTGAAGAACCCCTATCTTGAGCAATTGCTCGAAGAGAAGGGAAAGAACACGGAAGCTGTCTGGTCCTCGATCCTGAAGAACGAAGGCTCGGTCCAGCATCTCGATTGCTTGAGCGAGGACGAAAAGAACATCTTCAAGACAGCATTCGAAATCGATCAACGCTGGATCGTGGAACTCGCCGCCGATCGCACGCCGCTGATCTGCCAAGCGCAGTCGCTGAACATCTTCATCCCGGGTGATGTCGATAAGTGGGATCTCCACATGCTTCACTGGATGGCGTGGGAGCGCGGCGTGAAGAGCCTCTACTACTGCCGCTCGAAGTCAGTGCAGCGCGCGGGCTTTGCCGGCGACGAAGGCAAAGCCGAAGGCGCAATCGAAGCGCCGACGATGCCAGCTGAAAAGACCGATTACGAAGAATGCTTGGCGTGCCAATAG
- a CDS encoding FAD-dependent oxidoreductase, whose translation MHSRRTLLAIGAAGMASSCATARGLGGGLMRDLRIAPGTGPVRLAPVMASPERVIRIDVGLRPFRPSGFRVEREALGDKVLVHNYGHGGGGITLSWGTAKLAVDLGYDASKPDVAVLGCGAVGLATARLLQERGARVRIYAKDLPPNTTSNVAGAQWWPASVFRSDHVTPAFLEQHFAAASFAFRRYQSLVGDNYGVAWETNYNLSNTPITDYPAGEDELMHRLVVNQRDLAFDEHNFPRPFVRQFDTMMIETPLYLRRMELDVRQAGGEIVVREFADVAQVRALPEQTVFNCTGLGAGRLFGDTELEPVRGQLAILLPQPEVNYNTIGNDGYMFGRRDGIVLGGTFEHGEWSLEPDPERIARIIARHKAVFDAMRP comes from the coding sequence ATGCATTCACGACGAACATTGTTGGCGATTGGCGCCGCCGGCATGGCGTCTTCGTGCGCGACGGCGCGCGGCCTCGGCGGCGGGTTGATGCGCGATCTGCGGATTGCACCTGGAACGGGTCCCGTGCGTCTGGCGCCTGTGATGGCGTCGCCCGAGCGGGTGATCCGGATCGATGTTGGTTTGCGTCCATTTCGGCCGAGCGGTTTTCGCGTCGAGCGCGAGGCGCTAGGGGACAAAGTGCTCGTGCATAATTACGGGCACGGCGGCGGCGGCATAACTCTGTCTTGGGGTACGGCCAAGCTTGCGGTGGATCTCGGCTACGACGCCTCGAAGCCGGATGTCGCCGTGCTGGGATGCGGAGCTGTGGGGTTGGCGACCGCGCGCTTGTTGCAAGAGCGCGGCGCGCGCGTGCGCATTTATGCGAAGGATTTGCCGCCCAACACCACGTCGAACGTCGCTGGCGCGCAATGGTGGCCGGCTTCGGTGTTCCGTTCTGACCACGTGACGCCCGCGTTTCTTGAGCAGCACTTTGCCGCCGCCAGCTTTGCGTTCCGCCGTTACCAGTCCCTCGTCGGCGACAATTACGGCGTTGCGTGGGAGACGAACTACAATCTCTCCAACACGCCAATCACCGATTACCCCGCAGGCGAAGATGAACTCATGCATCGCCTAGTGGTGAACCAGCGTGATTTGGCTTTCGATGAGCACAACTTCCCGCGTCCGTTCGTGCGGCAGTTCGATACGATGATGATCGAAACGCCGCTCTACCTGCGACGCATGGAGCTTGATGTGCGGCAGGCTGGCGGGGAGATCGTCGTTCGCGAATTTGCCGACGTCGCGCAGGTGCGCGCATTGCCGGAGCAAACTGTCTTCAACTGCACCGGCCTCGGCGCCGGGCGCTTGTTCGGAGACACCGAGCTTGAGCCGGTGCGTGGACAGCTGGCGATCCTGCTTCCGCAGCCTGAAGTGAATTACAACACGATCGGGAATGACGGGTACATGTTCGGGCGGCGCGACGGCATCGTGCTTGGTGGGACCTTCGAGCATGGTGAGTGGTCGCTTGAGCCTGACCCAGAGCGCATCGCCCGCATCATTGCGCGTCACAAGGCGGTCTTTGATGCGATGCGACCCTAG
- a CDS encoding cation diffusion facilitator family transporter, producing the protein MHGHHGHAHDHSHDHAHHHPAPSGKRYTIAIALNLGFVLIEATAGVVANSTALLSDATHNLSDVLGLALAGGAAWLAKQRSGEQRTYGYSKATVLAALANALVLMVACGGLLWEASTRLFAPEPTQPLFIMAVAAAGVIINGATAMLFMAGRKEDVNVRGAYMHMLADAGVSAAVIVAGALIYFTDLNWIDPAISVAVVLLILWGTWGLLRESLDLSLDAAPAHIDVAKVRAYLAAQPGVTAVHDLHVWAMGATKPALTAHLVRPEGSDDAFLAQVSDGITHTFGISHVTLQVERAQRDDCEHC; encoded by the coding sequence ATGCACGGGCACCACGGACACGCGCACGATCACAGCCACGATCACGCTCATCACCACCCGGCGCCCTCCGGAAAACGTTATACCATCGCAATTGCGCTGAATTTGGGCTTTGTCCTGATCGAGGCGACGGCGGGGGTCGTCGCGAATTCCACGGCGCTGCTTTCCGATGCAACGCACAACCTCTCAGATGTGCTTGGGCTCGCACTGGCGGGCGGCGCAGCGTGGCTCGCGAAGCAGCGATCGGGAGAGCAAAGAACCTACGGCTACTCCAAAGCCACCGTGCTCGCGGCCTTGGCGAACGCGCTCGTACTCATGGTCGCGTGCGGCGGGTTGCTCTGGGAAGCTTCGACGCGGCTTTTCGCGCCCGAACCGACGCAACCGCTTTTCATCATGGCCGTCGCTGCGGCCGGTGTCATCATCAACGGCGCGACGGCGATGCTGTTTATGGCCGGGCGCAAAGAGGATGTGAACGTGCGCGGGGCGTACATGCACATGCTCGCCGACGCGGGGGTTTCGGCCGCCGTCATCGTAGCTGGCGCGCTGATCTATTTCACGGACCTCAATTGGATCGATCCGGCGATTTCCGTTGCGGTGGTGCTGTTGATCTTATGGGGCACGTGGGGTTTGTTGCGAGAATCGCTCGATCTGTCGCTCGACGCCGCACCGGCTCACATCGATGTCGCAAAGGTGCGCGCCTATCTCGCGGCGCAACCAGGGGTCACCGCCGTCCACGATCTTCACGTCTGGGCGATGGGGGCCACGAAACCTGCGCTGACGGCTCATCTCGTGCGTCCGGAGGGAAGCGACGATGCGTTCCTCGCCCAAGTATCCGACGGCATCACACACACGTTCGGAATTTCGCACGTGACGCTACAAGTCGAACGCGCGCAGCGCGACGACTGCGAGCATTGCTAG
- the nudC gene encoding NAD(+) diphosphatase, which yields MLLPHNPNAFTRSPLDRASLNRKDEAWLKKALADDQALLLPFNKGRPYLYESGGKLFLRWLATHVYELYADKNLPLIFLGIDKNGDPNFACEIGDPAELGDLGFFEELRPAAPRLEYDKLPIVGTARALFEWHGRNRFCANCGTPSRVVEGGWVRKCDACAAEHYPRVDPVCIMVPTFGDKCFLGRQKPWPRGMHSALAGFIEPGEAIEEAVARETLEEAGLKVKEVEMHSTQPWPFPHSLMIGVLCEVEDDKETVDTTELESGRWFTREEAKLLIAAKHPECWAPPSFAIAHQLLKTWSER from the coding sequence TTGCTGCTTCCACACAATCCGAACGCGTTCACGCGCTCGCCGCTCGATCGCGCCAGTCTCAACCGCAAGGACGAGGCGTGGCTGAAGAAGGCGCTTGCGGACGATCAGGCGCTCCTGCTGCCGTTCAACAAGGGACGGCCATATCTCTATGAAAGCGGCGGCAAGCTCTTTCTGCGTTGGCTCGCGACACACGTCTACGAGTTGTACGCGGACAAGAATTTGCCGCTGATCTTTTTGGGCATTGATAAGAACGGCGATCCGAACTTCGCTTGTGAAATCGGCGATCCCGCTGAGCTTGGTGATCTCGGCTTTTTCGAAGAACTGCGTCCAGCAGCGCCGCGCCTGGAATATGACAAACTCCCCATCGTCGGCACGGCGCGCGCCTTGTTCGAATGGCATGGCCGCAATCGCTTCTGCGCCAATTGCGGCACGCCATCGCGTGTCGTTGAAGGTGGCTGGGTGCGCAAATGCGACGCCTGCGCCGCCGAACATTATCCGCGCGTCGACCCTGTGTGCATCATGGTGCCGACATTCGGCGACAAGTGCTTCCTTGGCCGTCAGAAGCCCTGGCCTCGCGGCATGCACTCAGCGCTCGCGGGCTTTATCGAGCCTGGCGAAGCGATCGAAGAGGCGGTGGCGCGCGAAACCTTGGAAGAGGCCGGTCTCAAGGTGAAGGAAGTGGAGATGCACTCCACGCAGCCTTGGCCGTTCCCGCACTCGTTGATGATCGGCGTCCTGTGCGAGGTCGAAGACGATAAGGAAACCGTCGACACCACCGAACTCGAAAGCGGGCGCTGGTTCACCCGCGAGGAGGCGAAGCTGCTGATCGCGGCCAAGCATCCAGAGTGTTGGGCGCCGCCGTCATTCGCGATTGCGCACCAACTCCTCAAAACGTGGTCTGAACGCTAG
- a CDS encoding class I SAM-dependent methyltransferase encodes MRKLLAGLGVALFIGACAGGAVPGLMMAAPALPTATSPQIVAAVTDPRRPEADTIRDALRHPAEILAFSGVQPGWRVADIGPGGGYYSRLFAVAAGDAGRVYAVDRPGTAERPRPMAAVAPAYTNITHLTAGYQGWTIDEPLDAIFISQIYHDFFLPQLNIDVPALNRQMFAALKPGGVLVIIDHAAVDGSPVGVTESLHRIDRGQVIRELTAAGFVLQEETDVLRNPADNRTERVFESDIRGHTDQFALRLVKPAN; translated from the coding sequence ATGCGGAAATTGCTGGCTGGACTTGGAGTTGCGCTCTTCATCGGCGCTTGCGCCGGTGGCGCTGTGCCTGGCCTGATGATGGCTGCGCCCGCGCTCCCAACCGCGACCTCGCCCCAAATCGTTGCCGCCGTCACGGATCCGCGCCGTCCCGAAGCGGACACCATCCGCGATGCCCTGCGTCATCCGGCTGAGATCCTGGCGTTCTCCGGCGTGCAGCCCGGTTGGCGCGTCGCCGATATCGGCCCGGGCGGTGGTTATTACTCGCGTCTGTTCGCTGTCGCCGCCGGTGACGCCGGCCGTGTTTACGCCGTTGATCGCCCGGGCACTGCGGAGCGTCCGCGCCCGATGGCGGCAGTGGCGCCGGCCTACACTAACATCACGCACCTCACCGCCGGCTATCAGGGCTGGACGATCGATGAGCCGCTCGATGCGATCTTCATTTCGCAAATCTATCACGACTTCTTCCTGCCTCAGCTCAACATCGACGTGCCGGCGCTGAACCGGCAGATGTTCGCGGCATTGAAGCCCGGCGGCGTCCTGGTGATCATCGATCACGCGGCGGTCGACGGCAGCCCGGTTGGCGTCACAGAATCTCTGCACCGCATCGATCGTGGACAAGTCATTCGCGAACTCACGGCTGCAGGTTTCGTGCTGCAAGAAGAAACCGATGTCCTGCGTAACCCTGCCGACAACCGCACGGAGCGTGTGTTCGAAAGCGACATTCGCGGCCACACCGACCAATTCGCGCTGCGTCTTGTGAAGCCGGCCAATTAA
- the arfB gene encoding alternative ribosome rescue aminoacyl-tRNA hydrolase ArfB produces the protein MIPVTPSLALDERDLEERFIRASGPGGQNVNKVSTAVELRFNMNGFTEMPEDVRARLERLAGRRLTLDGEIVIRADEHRTQDRNRAEAQARLVALIGQATHRPKARKATKVSKAQKLKRLEGKAKRGSVKANRARPRHDD, from the coding sequence ATGATTCCCGTGACGCCCTCCCTCGCACTCGACGAGCGCGACCTTGAAGAACGCTTCATCCGCGCCTCCGGGCCGGGCGGACAGAACGTCAACAAGGTATCGACCGCCGTCGAACTGCGCTTCAACATGAACGGCTTCACTGAGATGCCAGAGGACGTGCGTGCGCGTCTGGAGCGGTTGGCTGGACGGCGCCTCACGCTCGATGGCGAGATCGTTATCCGCGCCGACGAACATCGCACACAAGATCGCAACCGCGCCGAAGCGCAAGCGCGCCTCGTTGCACTCATTGGGCAAGCGACGCACAGGCCGAAAGCTCGCAAGGCGACGAAGGTCTCGAAGGCGCAGAAGTTAAAGCGCCTCGAAGGCAAGGCAAAGCGCGGCAGCGTTAAAGCCAACCGCGCTCGCCCCCGCCACGACGATTGA
- a CDS encoding class I SAM-dependent methyltransferase, protein MKHLFFAAAAALALGACTPPAPQETPPPAQVAVSPDAANIVAAVADARRPATDVERDAARHPAETLAFAGIEEGDKVGEIFPGGGYFTRLFAVAVGEQGRLFPTIRPDGVAGEYETPVLEVAAQYPNAVMARTPYDALAYPEPLDVVFTAQNYHDMPLVAYNLGDRARMNATAFAALRPGGVYVIIDHAANAGAAIETDAETALHRIDPAVVRAEVEAAGFVFDGESDVLRNGADPHTAGVFDPAIRGHTDQFMMRFRKPE, encoded by the coding sequence ATGAAACATCTATTTTTTGCCGCCGCGGCGGCGCTTGCGCTTGGCGCCTGCACGCCGCCTGCGCCGCAAGAAACCCCACCTCCGGCGCAAGTCGCGGTGTCGCCGGATGCGGCGAATATCGTAGCTGCCGTCGCCGATGCGCGGCGCCCCGCCACCGATGTTGAGCGCGATGCGGCGCGTCATCCGGCTGAGACGCTGGCCTTTGCTGGCATCGAGGAGGGTGACAAGGTCGGCGAGATTTTCCCAGGCGGTGGCTATTTTACGCGCTTGTTTGCTGTCGCCGTTGGTGAGCAGGGGCGGCTCTTTCCAACCATCCGCCCTGATGGCGTGGCTGGTGAGTACGAAACGCCGGTTCTTGAGGTGGCGGCGCAATATCCGAACGCGGTGATGGCGCGCACGCCCTACGACGCGCTGGCGTATCCTGAGCCGCTCGACGTCGTGTTCACGGCACAGAACTATCATGACATGCCGCTCGTTGCTTACAATCTCGGTGATCGCGCCCGGATGAACGCCACCGCATTCGCGGCACTGCGCCCCGGCGGCGTCTACGTGATCATCGACCACGCCGCCAACGCCGGCGCGGCGATCGAGACCGACGCGGAAACGGCGTTGCACCGCATCGATCCGGCTGTCGTACGTGCGGAAGTTGAAGCAGCGGGCTTTGTCTTTGACGGCGAAAGCGATGTGCTGCGTAATGGCGCCGATCCGCACACCGCTGGCGTGTTCGATCCGGCGATCCGCGGACACACCGATCAATTCATGATGCGCTTCCGCAAGCCGGAATAA
- a CDS encoding DNA recombination protein RmuC: protein MIESLPLLLALAAIGAAAFFAWRAMQAQALAGGAELIKAERDRALAELKVLREENTRLTAELAAALASKSERSESEEARFLALASKALEASQATFMSLANETFEKHKQAAQGGVKEVLAPAQEQLTKLAATVDALDKARIQDKSAMGEQVRQIVDAVGSTNKTTQNLLTALRASPKMRGRWGEQTLRNVLELSGLSAHVDFKEQFSTTDGEGARLRPDVVINLPGGRCIVVDSKVALSGYLDAVEATDEAARELHLKKHLAELKAHVKNLSSKEYQKHVPDTAEFVVLFVPGENFLAAAAERDPNLFDDAFAQKVILTTPTTMVALAKSIAYGWRQEDSAKNTQKIAELGREMHARMAIMVDKMTKVGDSIEKSVKSYNELVGSVESRVLPQARKFKELGAGDAGIEIAAAPQIESAPRALAPPEQLELMPPPQSAKRAR from the coding sequence ATGATCGAATCACTTCCTCTTTTGCTGGCGCTGGCCGCTATTGGCGCGGCCGCCTTTTTTGCGTGGCGGGCGATGCAGGCCCAAGCCCTGGCCGGCGGCGCCGAGCTCATAAAGGCTGAGCGAGACCGCGCCCTGGCCGAGTTGAAAGTGCTCCGCGAGGAGAACACGCGGCTGACAGCCGAATTGGCGGCGGCGCTGGCCTCCAAGAGCGAGCGCTCAGAGTCGGAGGAGGCGCGCTTCTTGGCGTTGGCTTCAAAAGCGCTGGAGGCGTCACAGGCGACATTCATGTCGCTCGCCAACGAGACCTTTGAAAAACACAAGCAAGCCGCTCAGGGCGGGGTGAAGGAAGTGCTCGCGCCAGCGCAGGAGCAATTGACCAAGCTCGCCGCCACTGTCGACGCGCTCGATAAGGCGCGCATCCAGGATAAATCGGCAATGGGCGAACAGGTTCGCCAGATCGTCGACGCTGTCGGTTCAACCAACAAGACGACCCAAAACCTGCTCACGGCGCTGCGCGCCTCGCCCAAGATGCGTGGGCGCTGGGGTGAGCAGACGTTGCGCAACGTGCTCGAGCTTTCCGGCTTGTCGGCGCATGTCGATTTCAAGGAGCAATTCTCAACCACGGACGGCGAAGGTGCGCGTTTGCGGCCGGACGTGGTGATTAATCTGCCGGGCGGCCGCTGCATCGTTGTGGATTCGAAGGTGGCGCTCTCGGGTTATCTCGATGCCGTTGAAGCGACCGACGAGGCCGCGCGCGAACTGCACTTGAAGAAGCACTTGGCCGAACTCAAGGCCCACGTGAAAAATCTCTCATCCAAGGAATATCAAAAGCACGTGCCGGACACCGCTGAGTTCGTGGTGTTGTTTGTGCCGGGCGAGAATTTCCTGGCGGCCGCCGCGGAGCGCGATCCGAATCTCTTCGACGATGCGTTTGCGCAGAAGGTGATCCTCACAACGCCGACGACTATGGTCGCGCTCGCGAAGTCGATTGCTTATGGCTGGCGTCAGGAAGATAGCGCCAAGAACACGCAGAAGATCGCCGAACTCGGTCGCGAAATGCACGCGCGCATGGCGATCATGGTCGATAAGATGACCAAGGTCGGCGACAGCATCGAAAAATCGGTGAAGAGCTACAACGAGCTCGTGGGTTCGGTTGAAAGCCGCGTGTTGCCGCAAGCGCGCAAGTTCAAGGAACTCGGCGCCGGCGATGCCGGGATCGAGATTGCAGCGGCGCCGCAAATCGAGAGCGCCCCTCGTGCGCTTGCGCCGCCGGAGCAACTTGAGCTCATGCCGCCGCCGCAATCGGCAAAGCGCGCGCGTTAA
- a CDS encoding twin transmembrane helix small protein, producing the protein MDLFAYLIPIGLAVVFLTLLFGIYTLFRGGDFSRSWSNKAMRFRVLAQFVVILLLVGALWWKQSHG; encoded by the coding sequence ATGGATCTGTTTGCTTATCTCATCCCCATCGGCCTGGCGGTCGTGTTCCTGACGCTTCTGTTCGGGATTTATACGCTGTTCCGCGGCGGCGATTTCAGCCGCTCCTGGTCGAACAAGGCCATGCGCTTCCGGGTTCTGGCGCAGTTCGTGGTGATCTTGCTCTTGGTTGGCGCGCTGTGGTGGAAACAGAGCCATGGTTAG
- a CDS encoding cob(I)yrinic acid a,c-diamide adenosyltransferase yields the protein MVRLDKIVTKAGDGGKTRLATGEQVSKASARVEAYGAVDEANSAIGVARLHTTADPILDPILERLQNDLFDLGADLATPDSPELKFEPLRIQESQVLRLEAEIDKLNEKLSPLASFILPGGSPAAAHLHLARAIARRAERAVVALADAEPISAEAVKFANRLSDLLFVAARYANDEGKADLLWTPGANR from the coding sequence ATGGTTAGGCTCGACAAGATCGTCACCAAGGCAGGTGACGGCGGCAAAACGCGTTTGGCTACCGGCGAGCAAGTTTCAAAGGCCAGTGCCCGCGTTGAGGCGTACGGAGCCGTTGACGAGGCCAATTCGGCCATCGGTGTCGCCCGCTTGCACACGACTGCGGACCCAATCCTCGATCCGATTTTGGAACGACTACAAAACGATCTCTTCGACCTCGGCGCCGATCTCGCGACGCCAGACTCGCCGGAGCTGAAGTTTGAGCCGCTCCGCATTCAGGAGAGCCAGGTTCTGCGGCTTGAGGCGGAAATCGATAAGCTCAACGAAAAACTCTCGCCGCTGGCATCATTCATTTTGCCCGGCGGTTCGCCAGCGGCGGCCCATCTGCACCTAGCGCGCGCGATCGCACGGCGCGCCGAACGCGCCGTTGTCGCGCTCGCGGACGCTGAGCCAATTTCAGCTGAAGCCGTGAAGTTCGCGAACCGGCTTTCGGACTTGTTGTTCGTAGCGGCGCGCTACGCCAACGATGAAGGCAAAGCCGATCTGCTTTGGACGCCCGGCGCAAACCGCTAA
- a CDS encoding VOC family protein: protein MRGAIHHIDLTVKDADASRPFYESVLGFMGYRLSGFISDLNDAPPNGYDFDLQDGDAFCSIGILSSRGENAEREHDRYSPGLHHIAWNASSRADVDAMYAHLLSIGATILDPPAAYPKYGPTYYAVFFADPDGLKLEYVHKP from the coding sequence ATGCGCGGCGCCATCCATCACATCGACCTCACAGTCAAAGATGCGGACGCCTCGCGCCCCTTCTATGAAAGCGTGCTGGGCTTCATGGGCTATCGTTTGTCGGGCTTCATTTCCGATCTCAATGACGCACCGCCCAACGGCTATGATTTCGATCTCCAAGACGGCGATGCGTTTTGCTCGATCGGCATTTTAAGCTCGCGTGGCGAGAATGCAGAACGCGAGCACGATCGCTACAGCCCAGGCCTCCACCACATCGCCTGGAACGCCTCAAGCCGCGCCGATGTCGACGCCATGTACGCGCATCTGTTGAGCATCGGCGCGACCATACTCGATCCACCGGCGGCCTATCCGAAATACGGCCCGACCTACTACGCGGTGTTCTTTGCTGATCCCGACGGCCTGAAGCTCGAATACGTGCACAAGCCGTGA
- a CDS encoding CsbD family protein: protein MDNEHVKGAADKVSGAVKEGVGKATGDASLEAKGKIDTAKGQAREALGDAKDAMKKPN, encoded by the coding sequence ATGGACAATGAACACGTCAAAGGCGCCGCTGACAAAGTCTCCGGCGCTGTGAAGGAAGGCGTCGGCAAAGCAACGGGCGATGCATCGCTCGAAGCCAAAGGCAAGATCGACACGGCGAAGGGCCAAGCCCGCGAAGCTCTTGGCGATGCCAAGGACGCGATGAAGAAGCCGAACTAA
- the phbB gene encoding acetoacetyl-CoA reductase, with protein sequence MTRVAFVTGGTRGIGKAISARLKADGMKVAAGYSGNDAAADAAAKELGIMVVKGNVGNFDDCVKAAKAVEEQLGPIDVLVNNAGITRDGFFHKMSHEQWSEVIRVNMDSCFNMTRQVIEGMRTRGWGRIINISSINGQKGQAGQVNYSAAKAGMIGFTKALAQEGASKGITVNCVCPGYIDTDMVAAVPEDVLKKIIATIPVGRLGKAEEIASTVSFLASDGSGFMTGSTLTMNGAQYIT encoded by the coding sequence ATGACGCGCGTGGCTTTTGTAACCGGTGGCACCCGAGGGATCGGCAAGGCCATTTCAGCGCGTCTCAAGGCGGACGGGATGAAGGTCGCCGCAGGCTATTCCGGCAACGACGCCGCTGCCGATGCCGCCGCCAAAGAACTCGGCATCATGGTCGTGAAGGGCAACGTCGGAAACTTCGACGATTGTGTGAAGGCGGCGAAGGCGGTCGAGGAACAACTCGGCCCGATCGATGTGCTGGTGAACAATGCCGGCATCACGCGTGACGGCTTCTTCCATAAGATGAGCCATGAGCAATGGTCTGAAGTGATCCGCGTGAACATGGATTCTTGCTTTAACATGACCCGTCAGGTCATCGAAGGGATGCGCACGCGTGGCTGGGGTCGCATCATCAACATAAGCTCGATCAACGGCCAAAAGGGTCAGGCTGGTCAGGTGAACTATTCTGCCGCGAAAGCCGGCATGATTGGGTTCACGAAAGCGCTCGCGCAGGAAGGCGCCAGCAAGGGTATCACCGTGAATTGCGTTTGCCCGGGCTACATCGATACCGACATGGTCGCTGCGGTTCCCGAAGACGTGCTGAAGAAAATCATCGCGACAATTCCCGTTGGCCGCCTCGGCAAAGCCGAAGAAATTGCCAGCACAGTGTCGTTCCTCGCGTCCGACGGATCGGGTTTCATGACCGGCTCGACGCTCACCATGAACGGTGCGCAATACATCACCTGA